A window from Streptomyces sp. NBC_00299 encodes these proteins:
- a CDS encoding SWIM zinc finger family protein produces MNRHDGEMERTFAALPPAHGRGFAQTWWGQAWLQALEESALDSGQLKAGRRLARAGAVGAVSVRPGRITAIVQGRDRTAHRADVLLEELSTDQWDRFLDMAVERAGHVAALLDRDMPPHLVEDAAARGIELLPGMGDLEPECGCGAWDHCGHTAALCYQVARLLDQDPFVLLLMRGRGERDLLDDLQARSAAPATPSSEASEAPTSPDAVGVDAAEAYATGDILPPLPALPELPAEPGVPPSLDTETPPAPGVDPAALEFLAAQAAAEAHRMLAEALRPGPGQQVVEAELTLGQDAVRLAAGAPLADVAERLADGSGRGREGLATAVRAWQLGGVVALSVLDEEWTVEGETLARARTALDSAWDKDERPSLRAKGNRWTVVGAPRQLRLGQDGRWWPYRKEGSRWVPAGGPAQDPATALAAAQAGTEEAAQP; encoded by the coding sequence ATGAATCGACACGACGGTGAGATGGAGCGCACGTTCGCCGCGCTGCCGCCCGCGCACGGGCGGGGATTCGCACAGACATGGTGGGGACAGGCCTGGCTGCAGGCGCTGGAGGAGTCGGCACTGGACTCGGGGCAGCTCAAGGCCGGCCGCAGGCTCGCCCGCGCGGGAGCGGTCGGCGCGGTGTCGGTGCGCCCCGGCCGCATCACGGCGATCGTGCAGGGTCGCGACCGTACGGCGCACCGGGCCGACGTGCTGCTGGAGGAGCTGTCCACGGATCAGTGGGACCGCTTCCTGGACATGGCCGTCGAGCGGGCCGGGCATGTCGCCGCGCTGCTGGACCGCGACATGCCACCGCACCTGGTGGAGGACGCTGCCGCCAGGGGCATCGAACTGCTGCCGGGCATGGGTGATCTGGAGCCCGAGTGCGGCTGCGGCGCCTGGGACCACTGCGGGCACACGGCGGCCCTCTGCTACCAGGTGGCACGGCTGTTGGACCAGGACCCCTTCGTCCTGCTCCTGATGCGCGGACGGGGCGAGCGCGACCTCCTGGACGACCTGCAGGCCCGCAGCGCCGCCCCCGCGACCCCGTCGTCCGAGGCGTCCGAGGCGCCCACCTCTCCCGATGCGGTGGGCGTGGACGCCGCTGAGGCGTATGCGACCGGCGACATCCTGCCGCCGCTGCCCGCGCTGCCCGAGTTGCCCGCCGAGCCGGGAGTACCGCCGTCCTTGGACACCGAGACGCCTCCCGCGCCCGGCGTCGATCCGGCTGCGCTGGAGTTCCTGGCTGCCCAGGCCGCCGCCGAAGCGCACCGCATGCTCGCGGAAGCGCTGCGGCCGGGTCCGGGACAGCAGGTCGTGGAAGCGGAGTTGACGCTCGGCCAGGACGCGGTGCGCCTCGCCGCGGGCGCCCCGCTCGCCGACGTGGCGGAGCGGCTGGCAGACGGATCGGGACGCGGCCGGGAAGGGCTGGCGACGGCCGTACGCGCCTGGCAACTCGGAGGAGTCGTCGCGCTGTCCGTGCTCGACGAGGAGTGGACCGTCGAGGGCGAAACGCTCGCACGCGCGCGTACCGCCCTGGACTCCGCCTGGGACAAGGACGAACGGCCGTCGCTGCGCGCGAAGGGCAACCGCTGGACGGTCGTCGGCGCGCCGCGTCAGCTGCGCCTGGGACAGGACGGACGGTGGTGGCCGTACCGCAAGGAAGGGAGTCGCTGGGTGCCCGCAGGGGGCCCTGCACAGGATCCGGCAACGGCTCTGGCCGCGGCGCAGGCGGGGACCGAGGAGGCGGCACAGCCGTAG
- a CDS encoding DEAD/DEAH box helicase: protein MPRLPEATPFEISDLAGCCAVFVPGDPARTGRVAFWRAEGGTVPLASAGSVEDLTVALTGEDGVELVSVPAVLLPVRAALPVLTRARASDQAHRAGVFWGTATVLALQLVARGLLLPGLSADDHDAWRAGPLRPEDVERVRALAAAMPPEAHAVPLGDLEPLVLPDPERLLRAFLDAVADALPRSPAAKLVTGGPSYAAQEPQRVPEQRAWAADVAAGHDAGVRLSLRLEVPGLGAATQDDGTLSFRAVLQLHSVSDPALVADAATVWASPGAFGPRARLDALLALRRAARAWAPLAPLLSAAVPDAVELADDEVTDLLQEGARALAGAGVDVHWPKELTRNLTARAVIGPPDEESAPGRVSSDTPSFLAADALLAFNWWFALGDQRLTRGELDRLAEANRPVVRLRDQWVLVDPQEVRRARAQQDHKVTPIDALGAALTGSTEVDGRQVEVRPTGWLAALRERLTDPEGQDPVAQPAALAATLRDYQRRGLSWLARMTSLGLGCCLADDMGLGKTITLIALHLHRQSDASSAGPTLVVCPTSLMGNWQREIEKFAPGTRVRRFHGPRRDLAALADGEFVLTTYGTMRLDARRLAEVPWGMVVADEAQHVKNPYSATARELRSIGARARVALTGTPVENNLSELWAILDWTTPGLLGRLGTFRTRYAQAVEGGQNPAAAERLARLVRPFLLRRRKSDPGIAPELPPKTETDRAVFLTTEQTGLYEAVVRETLAEISGADSMARRGLIVKLLTGLKQICNHPAQFLKEGRPRIAGRSGKLELLDELLDTILSEGASVLVFTQYVRMGRLIEQHLAARGMPSQFLHGGTPVAEREALVRRFQDGEVPVFLLSLKAAGTGLNLTRAEHVVHYDRWWNPAVEAQATDRAYRIGQTRPVQVHRLIAEGTIEDRIAEMLSRKRKLADAVLGAGEAALTELTDAELADLVELRGGTR from the coding sequence GTGCCGAGGCTTCCCGAGGCAACACCGTTCGAGATCTCTGACCTGGCCGGGTGCTGTGCCGTGTTCGTACCCGGTGACCCGGCCCGCACCGGCCGGGTCGCCTTCTGGCGAGCCGAGGGGGGCACCGTTCCGCTCGCCTCAGCCGGATCCGTCGAGGACCTGACCGTCGCCCTGACCGGCGAGGACGGTGTCGAGCTGGTGAGCGTGCCGGCCGTCCTGCTGCCGGTGCGCGCCGCCCTGCCTGTGCTCACGCGTGCGCGCGCGTCCGATCAGGCTCACCGAGCAGGCGTCTTCTGGGGCACGGCGACTGTGCTCGCCCTGCAACTCGTCGCACGCGGACTGCTCCTGCCCGGCCTCTCGGCGGACGATCACGACGCCTGGCGAGCCGGTCCCCTGCGACCCGAGGACGTCGAACGTGTTCGCGCCCTCGCCGCCGCGATGCCACCCGAGGCGCACGCCGTGCCGCTGGGCGACCTGGAGCCGCTGGTGCTGCCGGATCCGGAGCGGCTGCTGCGGGCCTTCCTGGACGCGGTTGCCGACGCACTTCCCCGCTCCCCCGCCGCGAAGCTCGTCACAGGCGGTCCCTCCTACGCGGCCCAGGAGCCGCAGCGCGTGCCCGAACAGCGCGCATGGGCAGCCGATGTCGCCGCGGGCCACGACGCGGGCGTACGGCTCTCCCTGCGGCTCGAGGTGCCCGGCCTCGGCGCGGCGACACAGGATGACGGGACACTGTCGTTCCGGGCTGTTCTGCAGCTGCACAGCGTGAGTGATCCGGCGCTGGTCGCGGACGCCGCCACGGTGTGGGCGTCGCCCGGCGCCTTCGGCCCACGCGCGCGGCTGGACGCCCTGCTGGCACTGCGCCGCGCAGCTCGCGCCTGGGCGCCGCTTGCGCCGCTGCTGTCGGCGGCCGTGCCGGACGCGGTGGAACTGGCCGACGACGAGGTGACCGACCTCCTTCAGGAGGGCGCTCGGGCCCTCGCCGGAGCCGGCGTCGATGTGCACTGGCCCAAGGAGCTCACCCGCAACCTCACCGCCCGCGCGGTGATCGGCCCGCCGGACGAGGAGTCCGCGCCGGGCAGAGTGTCCTCGGACACCCCGTCGTTCCTGGCCGCCGACGCACTGCTCGCCTTCAACTGGTGGTTCGCCCTGGGCGACCAGCGGCTCACGCGCGGGGAGCTGGACCGGCTGGCGGAGGCGAACCGCCCCGTGGTGCGGCTGCGCGACCAGTGGGTCCTCGTCGACCCTCAGGAGGTGCGCCGCGCCCGCGCGCAGCAGGACCACAAGGTGACACCCATCGACGCGCTCGGCGCCGCGCTGACGGGCTCCACCGAGGTGGACGGCCGCCAGGTGGAGGTCCGGCCCACGGGCTGGCTGGCGGCGCTGCGCGAGCGCCTCACGGACCCGGAGGGGCAGGACCCGGTGGCCCAGCCTGCCGCGCTCGCGGCCACACTGCGCGACTACCAGCGGCGCGGCCTGAGCTGGCTGGCCCGGATGACGTCCCTCGGCCTGGGCTGCTGTCTGGCCGACGACATGGGCCTCGGCAAGACGATCACTCTCATCGCGCTGCATCTGCACCGGCAGTCCGACGCCTCGTCCGCCGGCCCGACGCTGGTCGTGTGTCCGACCTCCCTGATGGGCAACTGGCAGCGCGAGATCGAGAAGTTCGCGCCCGGCACGCGCGTGCGCCGCTTCCACGGGCCACGGCGTGACCTGGCTGCCCTGGCGGACGGGGAGTTCGTGCTCACCACGTACGGCACGATGCGGCTGGACGCACGTCGGCTCGCCGAGGTGCCCTGGGGCATGGTCGTCGCGGACGAGGCCCAGCACGTGAAGAACCCGTACTCGGCGACCGCGCGGGAGCTGCGCTCGATCGGCGCACGCGCACGCGTGGCGCTCACCGGCACGCCGGTGGAGAACAACCTGTCGGAACTGTGGGCGATCCTCGACTGGACGACGCCCGGCCTGCTGGGCCGCCTCGGCACCTTCCGCACGCGGTACGCCCAGGCCGTCGAGGGCGGCCAGAATCCGGCTGCCGCGGAGCGACTCGCCCGGCTGGTACGCCCGTTCCTGCTGCGCCGGCGCAAGTCGGATCCGGGGATCGCGCCAGAGCTCCCGCCGAAGACGGAGACCGATCGCGCCGTGTTCCTCACCACGGAGCAGACGGGTCTGTACGAGGCAGTGGTCCGCGAGACGCTCGCGGAGATCTCCGGCGCCGACAGCATGGCGCGGCGCGGCCTGATCGTGAAGCTCCTGACGGGCCTGAAGCAGATCTGCAACCACCCGGCGCAGTTCCTCAAGGAGGGGCGGCCGAGGATCGCCGGGCGCTCGGGGAAGCTGGAGCTGCTGGACGAGTTGCTCGACACCATCCTCTCCGAGGGGGCGAGCGTCCTGGTCTTTACGCAGTACGTGCGTATGGGACGCCTCATCGAACAGCATCTGGCGGCTCGTGGCATGCCCTCGCAGTTCCTGCACGGCGGAACCCCGGTGGCCGAACGTGAGGCCTTGGTTCGGCGCTTCCAGGACGGTGAAGTGCCCGTCTTCCTGCTGTCCTTGAAGGCCGCGGGAACCGGCCTGAACCTCACCCGCGCCGAGCACGTCGTGCACTACGACCGCTGGTGGAACCCCGCGGTCGAGGCGCAGGCCACCGACCGCGCGTACCGCATCGGCCAGACCCGGCCCGTACAGGTGCACCGGCTGATCGCCGAGGGAACCATCGAGGACCGTATCGCCGAGATGCTGAGCCGCAAGCGGAAACTGGCAGACGCGGTGCTCGGCGCGGGCGAGGCAGCACTCACCGAGCTGACGGACGCGGAGCTGGCCGATCTGGTGGAACTGCGAGGGGGCACCCGATGA
- a CDS encoding tannase/feruloyl esterase family alpha/beta hydrolase — MRLSRGLPFLTATLLAGALSWPTPVAATAVGEQHCARQEGVRVPGAAYQQSACLPDLTTSGLAGTPYTDMADQAGLTARGTRTPTGVPGIQIDGYFPDSSRFNATHGWRHDAQFVIRLPDRWNGGLVVTGAPGTRRQYATDTAISDQVLALGYAYAATDKGNNGSDFYRDGKRPGDAVAEWNARTTQLTRAARKAVAQRYGQAPRRTYMTGISNGGYLTRWQLENHPELYDGGVDWEGALWTADGPNLLTSLPTAVARILGSARDEDLYAIGFARGSEFLWPYHEQAYWGVTQKIYRAEFDPAYDPGCPGPSAGTTPEQILAPCASDAAYDYASRPASVHRAVARVALTGRIARPLITLHGDLDALLPKAADSDVYTRMVDASGRGPLHRYFTIAGGTHVDGLYDTYPDRLRPILPCYRSAFDTLVAWVERGTRPPADRTVGRPASGDVLNSCALSTRTAPTAGR, encoded by the coding sequence ATGCGCCTGTCCCGAGGTCTTCCGTTCCTCACCGCCACGCTGCTCGCCGGCGCCCTCAGCTGGCCGACTCCCGTAGCGGCCACGGCAGTCGGCGAGCAGCACTGCGCACGTCAGGAAGGCGTACGGGTGCCCGGCGCGGCCTACCAACAGAGCGCCTGCCTCCCGGATCTGACCACGTCGGGACTCGCCGGCACGCCGTACACCGACATGGCCGACCAGGCCGGGCTCACGGCACGGGGTACCCGGACCCCGACGGGGGTGCCCGGTATTCAGATCGACGGCTACTTCCCGGACTCCTCCCGCTTCAACGCCACGCACGGATGGCGTCACGACGCACAGTTCGTGATCCGACTGCCGGACCGCTGGAACGGCGGACTCGTCGTTACCGGCGCCCCCGGCACTCGCAGGCAGTACGCGACGGACACAGCGATCTCCGATCAGGTGCTCGCGCTCGGCTACGCCTACGCTGCGACCGACAAGGGCAACAACGGCTCCGACTTCTACCGCGACGGCAAGCGGCCGGGTGATGCGGTCGCCGAGTGGAACGCACGCACCACTCAGCTCACCCGGGCTGCCCGCAAGGCGGTGGCCCAGCGCTACGGGCAGGCTCCCCGTCGTACGTACATGACCGGCATCTCCAACGGTGGCTACCTCACCCGCTGGCAGCTGGAGAACCATCCCGAGTTGTACGACGGCGGCGTGGACTGGGAGGGCGCCCTGTGGACCGCGGACGGCCCCAACCTGCTCACCTCCCTGCCCACCGCGGTGGCTCGCATACTCGGCTCCGCGCGGGACGAGGACCTGTACGCGATCGGCTTCGCGCGCGGCTCCGAATTTCTGTGGCCCTATCACGAGCAGGCCTACTGGGGCGTCACGCAGAAGATCTACCGCGCCGAGTTCGACCCGGCGTACGACCCCGGTTGTCCGGGCCCATCCGCCGGGACCACGCCGGAGCAGATCCTGGCTCCGTGCGCCTCAGATGCCGCGTACGACTACGCATCGCGTCCGGCGTCCGTCCATCGCGCCGTGGCCCGCGTCGCTCTGACCGGGCGCATCGCAAGACCGCTGATCACGCTGCACGGCGACCTCGACGCGCTGCTGCCGAAAGCAGCCGACTCGGACGTGTACACACGCATGGTCGACGCGAGCGGGCGAGGCCCACTGCACCGGTACTTCACGATCGCGGGCGGCACGCATGTCGACGGGCTGTACGACACCTATCCGGACCGGCTCCGGCCGATCCTGCCCTGCTACCGGTCGGCCTTCGACACGCTGGTCGCGTGGGTGGAGCGGGGCACCCGACCGCCCGCGGACCGTACCGTCGGCAGGCCCGCGAGCGGCGATGTGCTCAATTCGTGCGCGCTGTCCACCCGGACCGCACCGACGGCCGGGCGATGA
- a CDS encoding class I SAM-dependent methyltransferase, producing MSDDHTHVQEFFGARAAGWDSRFPDDGPAYAAAAAALGLRAGDRVLDAGCGTGRALPPLRAAVGPSGLVLGADLTPAMLEAAVRAGRGADGQLLLADVAALPLRSESLDAVFAAGLIAHLPDPAQNLRELARVVRAGGTLALFHPIGRAALAARQGRQITPDDLRAEPNLRPLLAGSGWRMTSYADEDDRFLALAAREP from the coding sequence ATGAGCGACGACCACACACATGTGCAGGAGTTCTTCGGGGCCCGCGCCGCCGGCTGGGACAGTCGGTTCCCCGACGACGGGCCCGCCTACGCGGCTGCGGCCGCCGCGCTCGGACTGCGCGCGGGGGATCGCGTGCTCGACGCCGGCTGCGGCACCGGGCGCGCCCTGCCGCCGCTGCGTGCCGCTGTGGGGCCCTCGGGGCTGGTCCTCGGCGCTGATCTGACCCCGGCCATGCTGGAGGCCGCCGTACGGGCCGGACGCGGCGCGGACGGGCAGTTGCTGCTCGCCGACGTGGCCGCGCTGCCTCTGCGGTCGGAGTCGCTGGACGCCGTGTTCGCGGCCGGCCTCATCGCGCACCTGCCCGATCCGGCGCAGAACTTGCGGGAGTTGGCACGTGTGGTGCGCGCCGGTGGCACCCTCGCCCTGTTCCACCCGATCGGCAGGGCGGCGCTGGCGGCACGCCAGGGCAGACAGATCACCCCGGACGACCTGCGGGCCGAACCCAACCTCCGGCCATTGCTGGCAGGTTCGGGGTGGCGCATGACGTCGTACGCCGACGAGGACGACCGATTCCTGGCGCTCGCCGCACGGGAGCCCTGA
- a CDS encoding MHYT domain-containing protein gives MGHLDHAALGWLTPVLSYAMACIGAALGLRCTVRALGATGKSRRNWLITAASAIGTGIWTMHFVAMLGFSVSGTDIRYDVPLTIVSLLVAMAVVCAGVFAVGYSRDRTRALFLGGLTTGLGVASMHYLGMAAVRLHGEVTYDPVLVGVSVLIAVVAATAALWAALNIKSPVAVTIASLIMGAAVSSMHYTGMFAVGVEVTPAGDVLPGATAMQFIFPLAVGLGSYLFLTSAFVALSPTTGERAASASAQGTVERVAG, from the coding sequence ATGGGACACCTGGACCACGCCGCCCTCGGCTGGCTGACCCCCGTTCTGTCTTACGCGATGGCGTGCATAGGCGCCGCGCTGGGACTTCGCTGCACCGTCCGCGCCCTCGGCGCCACCGGCAAGTCGCGCCGCAACTGGCTCATCACCGCCGCCTCGGCGATCGGCACCGGCATCTGGACCATGCACTTCGTGGCCATGCTGGGCTTCAGCGTCAGCGGCACCGACATCCGCTACGACGTGCCGCTCACCATCGTGAGCCTCCTCGTCGCCATGGCCGTCGTCTGCGCAGGCGTCTTCGCGGTCGGATACAGCCGTGACCGGACCCGCGCGCTGTTCCTCGGAGGGCTCACCACCGGGCTCGGCGTCGCGAGCATGCACTACCTGGGCATGGCCGCCGTACGACTCCACGGCGAGGTGACCTACGACCCCGTCCTCGTCGGAGTGTCCGTCCTGATCGCAGTCGTCGCGGCGACGGCAGCCCTGTGGGCGGCGCTCAACATTAAGTCGCCCGTCGCCGTCACCATCGCCTCCCTGATCATGGGCGCGGCGGTCAGCAGCATGCACTACACCGGGATGTTCGCGGTCGGCGTGGAAGTCACCCCCGCCGGTGATGTCTTGCCCGGGGCCACGGCGATGCAGTTCATCTTCCCCCTCGCCGTCGGCCTCGGGTCCTACCTCTTCCTGACCTCCGCCTTCGTCGCGCTGTCGCCCACCACGGGGGAGCGCGCGGCATCCGCGTCGGCCCAGGGAACGGTCGAGCGCGTCGCGGGCTAG
- a CDS encoding sensor histidine kinase produces MRKPRRTTAAGAGTPSSPPARGRRAHAGPPADEGPDESLGVAPDDTPTRAERWRIRPRTVRAKIVCLLMVPVVSLLALWAHATVTTAQDVSRLRQLQRVDSGVRAPTATAVAALQAEREAAVRYATDPSAGQSDDFKKLAQDTDKAVARLRLGDRNTVADGGELPVGVARRLEAFVSGAEQLSTVRSAVLDGSAGWDEAYGRYTTTIASAFSVGGALTGIQDAELGSDARVLLEFARAGEALAQEDVVLDSARLAGRLDGERLRLFTGAVGTRRTLIEAAVADLRGPEGAAWQSLADGSAYAAVAAVEDRVLATAPGARAIDAAGEATWGQAHARVQDAMRTIEQDAGRGVADRADPFTRGLLTPAGAAVLFGLAAVAASLVISVRIGRGLVVELVSLRNSALEIARRKLPEAMRKLRAGEEIDIRAEAPPGPPAEDETGQVGEALSTVHRAALRAAVERAELASGISGVFVNLARRSQVLVHRQLSLLDSMERRSDDPNELSDLFRLDHLTTRMRRHAESLIILSGAAPGRAWRMPVSLTNVVRAAVSEVEDYARVEVRQLPEASVIGAAVADLTHLLAEIVENAAQFSPPHTRVRITGEPVGNGYAVEVEDRGLGMGKETLAEANRRIEQSEALDLFDSDRLGLFVVSRLASRHAIKVHLRTSPYGGTTAVVLLPTALLHNATAERSPEKPAGIDRHAEHEYARVPAAEPHQEAVHAVADRPALVAPAPAAAQPHTDTPPPGVTTLRLHRPPDDSAASDDLPRRVRQANLAPQLREGRPDEAAGTTASDDDGRRTPELVRDRMAAYREGWVRGGGRRPGRGATPDSRARSDSSEGDPA; encoded by the coding sequence ATGCGTAAACCCCGTAGGACCACCGCAGCCGGCGCCGGGACGCCGTCATCGCCCCCCGCGCGCGGTCGCCGCGCCCATGCCGGACCGCCGGCCGACGAAGGCCCGGACGAGAGCCTGGGCGTGGCGCCCGACGACACACCCACGCGTGCGGAGCGCTGGCGCATTCGTCCGCGCACCGTCCGAGCCAAGATCGTCTGCCTGCTGATGGTGCCGGTCGTCTCGCTTCTGGCCCTGTGGGCCCACGCCACCGTCACGACGGCCCAGGACGTCTCCAGGCTGCGCCAGTTGCAGCGCGTCGACTCCGGCGTCAGGGCGCCCACCGCAACTGCCGTCGCTGCCCTGCAGGCGGAACGCGAGGCCGCCGTGCGCTACGCGACCGACCCGTCCGCCGGACAGAGCGACGACTTCAAGAAGCTCGCGCAGGACACCGACAAGGCGGTGGCGCGGCTGCGGCTCGGCGACCGGAACACGGTCGCCGACGGCGGGGAACTCCCGGTCGGCGTGGCCCGGCGACTTGAGGCCTTCGTCAGCGGCGCCGAGCAGCTGAGCACCGTACGCAGTGCCGTTCTGGACGGCAGCGCCGGCTGGGACGAGGCGTACGGGCGGTACACGACGACCATCGCGAGCGCGTTCTCGGTGGGCGGCGCGCTCACCGGCATCCAGGACGCCGAGCTCGGCTCCGACGCGCGCGTACTGCTCGAATTCGCCCGCGCGGGCGAGGCGTTGGCGCAGGAGGACGTGGTGCTGGACAGCGCACGTCTCGCCGGGCGCCTCGACGGCGAGCGGCTGCGGCTGTTCACCGGCGCCGTCGGCACCCGCCGTACCCTCATCGAGGCGGCCGTCGCCGATCTGCGCGGCCCGGAGGGCGCGGCCTGGCAGAGCCTCGCAGACGGCAGCGCCTACGCGGCCGTGGCCGCAGTCGAGGACAGGGTCCTGGCCACCGCACCGGGCGCGCGGGCGATCGACGCGGCCGGGGAAGCCACCTGGGGTCAGGCACACGCACGCGTGCAGGACGCGATGCGGACGATCGAGCAGGACGCCGGGCGCGGCGTCGCAGATCGCGCCGACCCGTTCACCCGCGGTCTGCTGACCCCGGCCGGCGCCGCTGTGCTCTTCGGTCTCGCCGCCGTGGCCGCCTCACTCGTGATCTCCGTCCGCATCGGTCGCGGCCTCGTCGTCGAACTGGTGAGTCTGCGCAACAGCGCCCTGGAGATCGCCCGGCGCAAACTCCCTGAGGCCATGCGGAAGCTGCGCGCCGGGGAGGAGATCGACATCCGGGCCGAGGCGCCGCCCGGACCGCCCGCCGAGGACGAGACCGGTCAGGTCGGCGAGGCTCTGAGCACCGTCCACCGAGCCGCGCTCCGCGCCGCCGTCGAGCGCGCCGAACTCGCCAGCGGAATCTCCGGCGTCTTCGTCAACCTCGCCCGCCGCAGCCAGGTCCTCGTGCACCGTCAACTGAGCCTGCTGGACAGCATGGAGCGGCGCTCCGACGACCCGAACGAACTCAGCGACCTCTTCCGGCTGGACCACCTCACCACCCGCATGCGACGCCACGCCGAGAGCTTGATCATCCTCTCCGGGGCGGCACCCGGGCGGGCCTGGCGGATGCCTGTCTCCCTGACGAACGTGGTCCGCGCTGCCGTCTCCGAAGTCGAGGACTACGCGCGCGTGGAGGTACGACAGCTCCCCGAGGCGTCCGTCATCGGCGCTGCCGTCGCCGACCTCACCCACCTGCTGGCGGAGATCGTCGAGAACGCCGCCCAGTTCTCGCCTCCCCACACGCGTGTGCGCATCACCGGCGAGCCCGTCGGCAACGGCTACGCCGTCGAGGTCGAGGACCGCGGCCTCGGCATGGGCAAGGAGACCCTCGCCGAGGCCAACCGGCGCATCGAACAGTCCGAGGCGCTCGACCTGTTCGACAGCGACCGGCTCGGCCTCTTCGTGGTCAGCCGACTCGCGTCCCGGCACGCCATCAAGGTGCACCTGCGCACCTCGCCCTACGGCGGCACCACCGCGGTCGTCCTGCTGCCCACGGCCCTACTGCACAACGCCACGGCGGAACGTTCCCCCGAGAAGCCGGCGGGCATCGATCGGCACGCCGAACACGAGTACGCGCGTGTGCCCGCCGCCGAGCCGCACCAGGAGGCCGTCCACGCGGTCGCCGACCGGCCCGCGCTGGTGGCTCCCGCACCGGCGGCGGCGCAGCCCCACACCGACACCCCACCCCCGGGAGTCACCACCTTGCGACTGCACCGGCCCCCGGACGACTCCGCAGCCTCCGACGACCTCCCACGCCGCGTACGGCAGGCGAACCTCGCCCCCCAACTGCGCGAGGGACGCCCCGACGAGGCGGCAGGGACGACCGCCTCCGACGACGACGGCCGTCGCACACCCGAACTCGTCCGGGACCGCATGGCGGCCTACCGCGAGGGCTGGGTGCGCGGCGGCGGCAGGCGGCCCGGTCGCGGCGCCACGCCCGATTCCAGAGCCCGCAGCGACAGCAGCGAAGGAGACCCCGCATGA
- a CDS encoding roadblock/LC7 domain-containing protein → MMQDPSMRAAQRSGELDWLLDDLVLRVREVRHAVVLSNDGLAVGASSDLRREDAEHLAAVASGFHSLAKGAGRHFGAGGVRQTMVEMDDAFLFVAAAGDGSCLAVLTAVTADIGLVAYEMARLVKRVGEHLYTPTRAAARPPAAG, encoded by the coding sequence ATGATGCAGGATCCGAGCATGAGGGCCGCCCAGCGGTCCGGTGAACTCGACTGGCTGCTGGACGACTTGGTACTGCGCGTGAGGGAGGTACGGCACGCCGTCGTGCTGTCCAACGACGGGCTCGCCGTGGGCGCCTCCAGCGACCTCCGCCGTGAGGACGCCGAGCACCTCGCCGCGGTCGCCTCCGGCTTCCACAGCCTGGCCAAGGGTGCCGGCCGGCACTTCGGTGCCGGCGGCGTGCGGCAGACCATGGTGGAGATGGACGACGCCTTCCTGTTCGTGGCCGCCGCCGGCGACGGCTCCTGTCTCGCCGTCCTCACCGCCGTGACCGCCGACATCGGACTGGTGGCGTACGAGATGGCACGACTCGTCAAGCGCGTCGGCGAGCACCTCTACACGCCGACACGCGCCGCCGCGCGACCGCCCGCGGCGGGATGA
- a CDS encoding DUF742 domain-containing protein: MTEDTTGTPREQGSQWYDGEAGPLVRPYAMTGGRTRPGPTGVRFDLIALVTLDAAAPAADDDTALGPEHRALIELCRPETQSVAELAAGADLPVGVVRVLLGDLLELGCVTVSRPVPPAQLPDERILREVIEGLRAL, translated from the coding sequence ATGACCGAGGACACGACGGGCACCCCGCGAGAGCAGGGCAGCCAGTGGTACGACGGCGAGGCCGGGCCCCTTGTCCGTCCGTACGCCATGACGGGCGGGCGCACCAGACCCGGCCCCACGGGCGTGCGCTTCGATCTGATCGCCCTTGTCACCCTGGACGCCGCCGCGCCCGCTGCCGACGACGACACCGCGCTCGGGCCGGAACACCGGGCTCTCATCGAACTCTGCCGACCGGAGACCCAGTCGGTCGCCGAACTCGCCGCGGGCGCCGATCTGCCCGTGGGGGTCGTCAGGGTGCTCCTGGGGGACCTCCTGGAACTCGGCTGCGTCACCGTCAGCCGTCCGGTACCTCCGGCGCAGCTTCCTGACGAACGGATTCTGCGCGAGGTCATCGAAGGATTGCGGGCGCTGTAG
- a CDS encoding GTP-binding protein → MVSEHSDATDGETAALALKILVAGGFGVGKTTLVGAVSEIRPLRTEELLSEAGQWVDDTDGVDHKVTTTVAMDFGRITIRSGLSLYLFGTPGQDRFWFLWDELSQGALGAVVLADTRRLEDCFPAVDYFEHRHIPFVVAVNCFAGARSYGAQDVSRALDLDRGTPVVLCDARDRDSGKEVLIRLVEYAGRMHTARLLDSVG, encoded by the coding sequence ATGGTCTCCGAGCACTCCGACGCCACCGACGGTGAGACCGCCGCGCTCGCGTTGAAGATACTTGTCGCCGGCGGATTCGGCGTGGGCAAGACCACCCTGGTGGGCGCGGTCAGCGAGATCAGGCCGCTGCGCACCGAAGAACTGCTCAGTGAAGCCGGGCAGTGGGTGGACGACACCGATGGCGTGGACCACAAGGTCACCACGACGGTCGCCATGGACTTCGGGCGCATCACCATCCGGTCCGGCCTGTCCCTCTACCTCTTCGGCACCCCCGGCCAGGACCGCTTCTGGTTCCTGTGGGACGAACTGTCACAGGGGGCCCTCGGCGCCGTGGTCCTCGCCGACACCCGGCGCCTGGAGGACTGCTTCCCCGCAGTGGACTACTTCGAGCACCGGCACATCCCGTTCGTCGTGGCCGTCAACTGCTTCGCGGGCGCCCGCAGCTACGGCGCACAAGACGTCTCACGCGCCCTCGACCTGGACCGGGGAACGCCCGTGGTGCTCTGCGACGCCCGCGACCGCGATTCGGGGAAGGAGGTGCTGATCCGGCTCGTCGAGTACGCCGGGCGGATGCACACCGCCCGGCTGCTCGACTCGGTGGGCTGA